The Candidatus Poribacteria bacterium genome contains a region encoding:
- the thpR gene encoding RNA 2',3'-cyclic phosphodiesterase, protein MSAAKGDGVRCFVAIEIPKPVQALLKPVQTRLQSLGKSRDPSEVARSGSSGWVASADHRDGVLSPIRKASWTKPGNFHLTLKFLGDVRPEAIGAVSEAVENVAATQCPFSIEFGGIGAFPTLARPRVIWVGIKHGAATVSNLAKAVNLDLKHLGFPTDNRFHPHLTLGRLRSPVNLQPLKSILRKYDTIDGATVNVNEITVMQSQLHPNGAIYTPLNVCHFSA, encoded by the coding sequence ATGTCCGCAGCTAAAGGTGATGGAGTCCGCTGTTTTGTAGCGATTGAAATACCAAAACCGGTACAGGCGTTGCTAAAGCCTGTGCAAACACGCCTTCAATCCTTGGGAAAGTCACGCGATCCCTCTGAAGTCGCCCGATCCGGATCATCGGGATGGGTCGCTTCGGCAGATCATCGTGATGGCGTGCTTTCGCCGATTCGCAAAGCTTCGTGGACAAAGCCTGGCAACTTCCATCTCACCCTAAAGTTTCTCGGTGATGTTCGTCCTGAAGCGATAGGTGCTGTGAGTGAAGCCGTTGAAAACGTCGCTGCGACACAGTGTCCATTTTCTATTGAATTCGGGGGTATTGGGGCGTTTCCGACGCTTGCGCGTCCGCGCGTTATCTGGGTGGGTATTAAACACGGCGCAGCGACTGTCTCAAACCTTGCGAAAGCCGTGAACCTTGACCTGAAACATCTCGGTTTTCCAACGGACAACCGCTTTCATCCGCATCTTACACTCGGGCGGCTCAGAAGTCCGGTGAATCTGCAACCGCTAAAAAGTATTCTACGTAAATATGATACAATTGATGGTGCAACGGTGAACGTCAATGAAATCACTGTCATGCAAAGTCAACTTCACCCTAATGGAGCGATCTATACGCCTCTAAACGTCTGTCATTTTTCGGCGTAG